In the Gossypium arboreum isolate Shixiya-1 chromosome 10, ASM2569848v2, whole genome shotgun sequence genome, one interval contains:
- the LOC108473655 gene encoding protein HOTHEAD-like: protein MAAFVGAVKLFISLVLWLNTLSSIQGARDFYEFRYPFIKRASSFSSSSSFSSSSNDEVRYDYIIVGGGTAGCPLAATLSQNFSVLMLERGGVPFSNANVSFLRNFHIALADTSPTSASQPFVSTDGVINARARVLGGGTCINAGFYTRANSDFLRRVGWDARLVNESYPWVEKQIVHQPKLAPWQDAFKDSLLDVGVSPYNGFTYDHIYGTKVGGTIFDRFGRRHTAAELLASANPKMLTVLVYATVQKVLFDKSAGKRPKAMGVMFKDENGNQHQAFLTNNRRSEVILSCGAIGTPQLLMLSGIGPKAELQRLNISMVLHNEFVGKGMADNPMNSVFVPMTRSVEQSLIQTVGITKMGVYVEASSGFGQSQDSIHCHHGLLSAEIGQLSTVPPKQRTRQAIEEFIKRKRDLPREAFKGGFILEKIAMPLSTGHLNLINTNIDNNPSVTFNYFGHPRDLGRCVNGIRMAAKVIQSDRFTNFTKCDKPTVEKLLNMSVKANINLIPKHTNDTKSLEQFCKDTVITIWHYHGGCLVGKVVDPNHKVLGTRRLRIVDGSTFSESPGTNPQGTVLMMGRYMGVKILRRRLGKAAGV, encoded by the exons ATGGCTGCTTTTGTTGGGGCGGTGAAGCTCTTTATCTCTTTGGTTCTTTGGCTCAACACTCTCTCATCTATTCAAG GTGCGAGGGATTTCTACGAATTTCGGTACCCGTTCATCAAAAGGGCGAGTTCATTTTCATCATCGTCATCGTTCTCATCATCGAGTAACGATGAAGTTAGGTACGACTACATAATCGTGGGAGGTGGCACAGCCGGGTGTCCCTTAGCAGCCACACTGTCTCAAAACTTCAGTGTATTGATGTTGGAGAGAGGTGGTGTTCCCTTCTCAAATGCCAACGTCTCCTTCCTCAGAAACTTCCACATCGCCTTGGCTGACACTTCCCCAACCTCTGCTTCCCAACCTTTCGTTTCCACCGATGGTGTTATTAATGCTAGGGCTAGGGTTTTGGGTGGTGGCACTTGCATTAATGCTGGCTTTTATACCAGAGCTAACTCAGA TTTCTTACGGAGAGTAGGATGGGATGCTAGGCTAGTGAACGAGTCCTATCCATGGGTGGAGAAACAGATTGTTCACCAGCCTAAACTAGCACCATGGCAAGATGCCTTCAAGGACAGTCTTTTAGATGTTGGGGTCTCACCTTATAATGGATTCACCTACGACCATATCTATGGAACTAAAGTTGGAGGCACCATTTTCGACCGATTTGGCCGTCGTCATACGGCGGCTGAGCTTCTTGCTTCTGCTAACCCGAAAATGCTTACTGTTTTAGTGTATGCCACTGTCCAAAAAGTCTTATTCGATAAATCAGCAGGGAAGAGGCCAAAGGCAATGGGAGTGATGTTCAAAGATGAAAACGGGAACCAACATCAGGCATTTTTGACTAATAATCGAAGGAGTGAAGTGATTTTATCATGTGGTGCAATTGGGACTCCTCAATTGCTAATGCTTAGTGGCATTGGACCCAAAGCTGAACTACAGAGGTTGAACATTTCCATGGTGTTGCATAATGAGTTTGTTGGAAAGGGCATGGCTGATAACCCGATGAACTCGGTTTTCGTCCCGATGACACGTTCTGTGGAACAATCTCTGATACAAACTGTTGGCATTACCAAGATGGGTGTTTACGTCGAAGCTAGCAGTGGATTCGGACAGTCCCAGGACAGCATTCATTGTCATCATGGATTGTTGTCTGCTGAGATAGGGCAACTCTCAACAGTTCCACCAAAGCAAAGAACACGACAAGCCATTGAAGAATTCATCAAAAGGAAACGAGACCTTCCACGTGAGGCTTTCAAGGGAGGTTTCATTTTAGAGAAGATTGCAATGCCCCTTTCCACTGGCCACCTCAACCTAATCAACACAAACATCGACAACAACCCTTCGGTTACCTTCAACTACTTCGGCCACCCCCGCGACCTAGGCAGATGCGTCAATGGGATCCGGATGGCTGCCAAGGTTATACAATCGGACCGATTCACGAACTTCACCAAGTGTGACAAACCGACCGTAGAGAAGCTTCTTAACATGAGTGTCAAGGCTAACATTAACCTTATACCCAAGCATACTAATGACACCAAGTCCCTAGAACAGTTCTGCAAAGACACTGTAATCACAATCTGGCATTACCATGGAGGGTGCCTTGTTGGGAAGGTGGTGGACCCTAACCACAAAGTTCTTGGAACCAGAAGACTCCGGATCGTGGATGGCTCCACATTTAGTGAATCCCCCGGAACTAACCCTCAAGGCACTGTCTTGATGATGGGCAG ATATATGGGAGTCAAGATTTTGAGACGAAGACTAGGCAAAGCTGCTGGTGTGTAA
- the LOC108470470 gene encoding NDR1/HIN1-like protein 13, with translation MTDRVYPSSKQPTNGTAPTTTSAAAAANPSFPATKSQLYGASRPLYRPQTKRHRYRRSCCCSCCLWTTILILVLILLVAIAGAILYVLYRPHRPTFTVSSLKVSTLNVTSASKVITNIHLNVTAKNPNKKLIYIYDPITISLITNDEIDIGKGSLGSFVHGNKNTTLLKAAITSSNRQELDEASAGKLRSGLKSKKGLPLKIKLDTKVKAKMGALKTPKVGIRVSCEGIKATAPKGKSATIASTSNAKCKVDLRIKIWKWTL, from the coding sequence ATGACTGACAGGGTTTACCCTTCATCCAAACAACCCACAAATGGCACCGCCCCCACCACCACCTCCGCCGCCGCTGCCGCCAACCCGTCATTTCCCGCCACTAAATCTCAACTCTATGGAGCCTCTCGCCCTCTATACCGTCCACAAACCAAGCGCCACCGTTACCGCCGCTCATGCTGTTGTTCTTGTTGCCTTTGGACCACAATACTTATCCTTGTTCTTATCCTCCTAGTCGCCATAGCTGGTGCTATCTTATACGTCCTTTACCGTCCCCACCGCCCTACTTTCACGGTCTCCTCCCTCAAGGTCTCGACCCTTAATGTAACCTCAGCTTCCAAGGTCATCACCAACATCCACCTTAACGTCACCGCCAAAAACCCTAACAAAAAGCTCATCTACATTTACGACCCAATCACCATATCTCTTATCACAAACGACGAGATCGACATAGGGAAGGGTTCCTTGGGTTCGTTCGTGCATGGCAATAAAAACACGACTCTTTTGAAAGCTGCCATAACAAGTAGCAACAGGCAAGAACTTGATGAGGCGTCAGCTGGCAAGTTAAGGAGTGGTTTGAAGAGCAAGAAGGGTCTGCCATTAAAGATAAAGCTGGACACTAAAGTGAAAGCAAAGATGGGAGCACTGAAGACCCCCAAGGTTGGGATTAGGGTTTCTTGTGAAGGGATTAAAGCTACTGCTCCCAAGGGGAAATCAGCAACAATAGCTTCAACTTCTAATGCAAAGTGTAAGGTTGATTTGAGGATTAAGATCTGGAAATGGACTTTATGA